In one window of Henckelia pumila isolate YLH828 chromosome 1, ASM3356847v2, whole genome shotgun sequence DNA:
- the LOC140876061 gene encoding 3-ketoacyl-CoA synthase 4-like codes for MDGGSGGGQSQETASSAAAATVGVRIHHGRSLPDFLQSVNLKYVKLGYHYLISHLLTLCLIPSMIIVIIEASQMDHNDLRQLWLHLRYNLASVVVCSAFLVFGSTVYIMTRPRPVYLVDYSCYRAPDRLKAPFQTFMEHSRLTGDFDESSLEFQRKILERSGLGDDTYVPEAMHFLPPTPSIQAAREEAEQVMYGALDNLFAYTNLKPKDIGILVVNCSLFNPTPSLSAMIVNKYKLRGNVRSFNLGGMGCSAGVIAVDLAKDLLQVHRNTYAIVVSTENITQNWYFGNKKSMLIPNCLFRVGGAAVLLSNKTGDKARAKYKLVHVVRTHKGSDDKAFRCVYQEQDDAGKTGVSLSKDLMAIAGGALKTNITTLGPLVLPISEQLLFFAKLILKKFLSKNVKPYIPDFKLAFDHFCIHAGGRAVIDELEKNLQLMPVHVEASRMTLHRFGNTSSSSIWYELAYIEAKGRMRRGHRVWQIAFGSGFKCNSAVWEAIRNVKTSRNSPWADCIDKYPVEVVS; via the coding sequence ATGGACGGAGGATCAGGCGGCGGCCAATCTCAGGAAACTGCCtcctccgccgccgccgccacgGTCGGCGTGCGGATCCACCATGGCCGCAGCCTGCCGGACTTCCTTCAAAGTGTCAACTTGAAGTACGTTAAACTCGGGTACCATTACTTGATCTCCCATTTGTTGACTCTCTGTTTAATCCCCTCGATGATCATCGTAATCATCGAAGCTTCTCAAATGGATCACAACGACCTCCGTCAATTATGGCTTCATTTGCGATACAATCTGGCTTCTGTTGTAGTTTGCTCCGCCTTTCTCGTATTCGGATCCACGGTCTACATCatgacccgacccagacccgTCTACCTGGTCGATTACTCCTGCTACCGCGCCCCGGATCGTTTGAAGGCTCCGTTCCAGACTTTCATGGAGCATTCGCGATTAACGGGGGATTTTGACGAGTCTTCGCTCGAATTTCAGAGGAAAATCCTCGAAAGGTCGGGTCTTGGGGATGACACCTACGTTCCGGAGGCGATGCATTTCCTCCCGCCGACGCCGTCTATTCAGGCGGCCAGGGAGGAGGCGGAGCAGGTAATGTACGGTGCACTGGATAATTTGTTTGCTTATACGAATTTGAAGCCTAAGGATATTGGGATTTTGGTAGTGAATTGTAGCTTGTTTAATCCCACACCTTCGTTATCTGCCATGATTGTTAACAAGTACAAGTTGAGGGGAAATGTTAGGAGTTTTAACTTAGGGGGAATGGGGTGTAGTGCAGGGGTGATTGCAGTTGATTTAGCTAAGGATTTGTTACAAGTTCATAGGAATACTTATGCCATTGTGGTGAGCACTGAAAACATCACCCAGAATTGGTATTTTGGGAACAAGAAATCGATGTTGATACCGAATTGTCTGTTTCGAGTAGGGGGTGCCGCGGTTTTGTTGTCTAATAAAACAGGGGATAAGGCAAGGGCCAAGTACAAGCTTGTTCATGTGGTGAGAACCCATAAAGGATCGGATGATAAGGCTTTCAGGTGTGTGTATCAGGAGCAGGACGACGCGGGGAAAACCGGTGTTTCTTTGTCGAAAGATCTCATGGCTATAGCCGGAGGGGCTCTAAAGACTAATATCACCACATTGGGTCCTCTGGTGCTTCCCATAAGTGAGCAGCTCTTGTTCTTCGCGAAATTGATACTTAAGAAGTTTTTGAGCAAGAATGTGAAGCCTTATATCCCGGATTTTAAGCTGGCTTTCGATCATTTCTGTATACATGCTGGGGGAAGGGCTGTGATCGATGAGCTGGAAAAGAACCTGCAGCTGATGCCGGTTCATGTGGAAGCTTCGAGAATGACTCTGCACCGGTTCGGGAACACTTCTTCCAGCTCCATCTGGTACGAGCTTGCTTACATTGAAGCCAAGGGAAGAATGCGGAGGGGCCATAGAGTGTGGCAGATTGCTTTTGGGAGTGGTTTCAAATGTAACAGTGCGGTGTGGGAGGCGATTCGCAATGTTAAAACCTCTAGAAACAGCCCTTGGGCAGATTGCATCGATAAGTATCCTGTGGAAGTAGTATCTTAG